A single Marinitoga sp. 1197 DNA region contains:
- a CDS encoding RidA family protein yields the protein MKLYLDIFYKLSWILTVITGFSSVITNSKVNGFFLFFFTITTLTQLLGTYLFSKEKDGLKIFTHYFSIVIVATAFLISVSLMKSNVFSFIIYYISYNLMLSFILNNYFKYFEDKDNLLKLIKFLNLNYFDLFDTQLHIKLFNNKKSITPDTISAVGPYSPALLKDNELYISGQIPVNYETNEIPESFVEQVKLVMENLKKILNTAGFTFKDVVQVSVFVTDISKFKEFNIVYETYFKKPYPARFVVEVSKLPKNVDVEISCIAKK from the coding sequence ATGAAATTATATCTTGATATTTTTTATAAACTATCCTGGATTCTGACAGTTATAACAGGTTTTTCTTCTGTAATCACCAATTCAAAAGTAAATGGTTTTTTTCTTTTCTTTTTTACAATTACTACATTGACTCAATTGCTTGGGACATATTTATTTTCAAAAGAAAAAGATGGATTAAAAATTTTTACACACTATTTTAGCATTGTTATAGTAGCAACCGCTTTTTTAATTTCTGTATCTTTGATGAAGTCTAATGTATTTTCATTTATAATATATTATATCTCTTACAATTTGATGTTATCTTTTATTTTAAATAATTATTTCAAATATTTTGAAGATAAAGATAATTTATTAAAACTCATAAAATTTTTAAATTTAAATTACTTTGATTTGTTTGATACTCAACTTCATATAAAATTATTTAATAATAAGAAAAGTATTACACCTGATACAATTTCGGCTGTTGGTCCATATTCTCCAGCGCTATTAAAAGATAATGAATTGTATATTTCAGGACAAATACCTGTTAATTATGAAACAAATGAAATACCAGAATCTTTTGTTGAGCAGGTCAAACTTGTAATGGAAAATCTTAAAAAGATTTTAAATACAGCTGGGTTTACATTTAAGGATGTTGTTCAGGTTAGCGTTTTTGTAACAGATATTTCTAAATTTAAGGAATTTAATATTGTTTATGAAACGTATTTTAAAAAACCATATCCAGCAAGATTTGTTGTAGAGGTTTCAAAACTTCCTAAAAATGTAGATGTTGAGATTTCCTGTATTGCAAAAAAATAA
- the thrS gene encoding threonine--tRNA ligase yields the protein MIKIILPDGSEKEYKKGVSAADIARDISEGLYRKSLGALVNGELYDLKRPIEKDSTVKIITDKDSEAPVIFRHTLAHIMAQAVMRLYGNDVKLAIGPVIENGFYYDFDLEEKISEDDLPKIEAEMKKIIKEDLPIERFDITKEEAKELFKDQPYKLELLEDIEDEIVSYYKQGEFIDLCRGPHLPSTGKIKHFKLLSVSGAYWRGNEKNKMLQRIYATAFAKKAQLDEYLKMLEEAKKRDHRKIGPKLDLFMFENELAPAMPFFLPRGAKVINELLEFSRELHKKYGYDEVITPLIMNIKLWHQSGHWDHYKENMYFTEKDDVQYAVKPMNCPGHILIYKSKVYSYRDLPIRMSEFGKVHRYERSGVVHGLFRVRSFTQDDAHIYCTKEQIEDEIIKVIEFTHELYSAFGFEYEADLSTMPEDHMGDEKTWEIATEALRKALKKSNINYKINEGDGAFYGPKIDFHIKDSLGRKWQCATIQLDFQMPERFDIHYVDNNNELQRPVMIHRAIYGSIERFFGILIENFAGAFPTWLSPEQIAIIPVSDKYIDAAKELYERLDSEGLRIKLDDSNSTVGYKIRNAQMLKIPYMIVIGEKEIETKKYNIRTREGNTAEDIELEEFIKTVKEEIKNRSLKLSY from the coding sequence ATGATTAAGATTATTTTACCTGATGGTTCAGAAAAAGAATATAAAAAAGGAGTTTCTGCTGCAGATATTGCTAGAGATATATCGGAAGGGCTGTATAGAAAGTCTTTAGGGGCACTTGTTAATGGTGAATTATACGATTTAAAAAGACCAATTGAAAAGGATTCTACAGTAAAAATTATCACAGATAAAGACTCAGAAGCTCCTGTTATATTTAGACATACTTTAGCTCATATTATGGCTCAAGCTGTAATGAGATTATATGGAAATGATGTAAAACTAGCTATTGGGCCTGTGATTGAAAATGGATTTTACTATGATTTTGATTTAGAAGAAAAAATTTCAGAGGATGATTTGCCGAAAATTGAAGCTGAGATGAAGAAGATAATAAAAGAGGATTTGCCTATAGAAAGATTTGATATTACTAAAGAAGAAGCTAAAGAACTATTTAAAGATCAACCGTATAAATTAGAACTTTTAGAAGATATTGAAGATGAAATAGTGAGTTATTATAAGCAGGGAGAATTTATTGATTTGTGTAGAGGTCCTCATTTACCTTCAACAGGAAAAATTAAACATTTTAAATTATTATCCGTTTCAGGAGCGTATTGGAGAGGAAATGAAAAAAACAAAATGCTTCAAAGAATTTATGCAACAGCTTTTGCTAAAAAGGCTCAATTAGATGAATATTTAAAGATGTTGGAAGAAGCTAAAAAAAGAGATCATAGAAAAATAGGTCCTAAACTGGATTTGTTTATGTTTGAAAACGAATTAGCACCTGCTATGCCTTTCTTTTTGCCAAGAGGTGCAAAAGTAATAAATGAATTATTGGAATTTTCAAGAGAATTGCATAAAAAATATGGTTATGATGAAGTTATTACTCCGCTAATTATGAATATAAAATTATGGCATCAATCAGGTCATTGGGATCATTATAAAGAAAATATGTATTTTACAGAAAAGGATGATGTTCAATATGCAGTAAAACCTATGAATTGTCCTGGACATATATTGATATATAAATCAAAAGTATATAGTTATAGAGATTTACCAATAAGAATGTCGGAATTTGGTAAAGTTCATAGATATGAAAGAAGTGGTGTGGTACATGGACTATTCAGGGTTAGATCATTTACTCAAGATGATGCTCATATATACTGTACAAAAGAACAAATTGAAGATGAAATTATTAAGGTAATTGAGTTTACTCATGAATTATATAGTGCATTTGGATTTGAATACGAAGCTGATTTGAGCACAATGCCGGAAGATCACATGGGTGATGAAAAAACATGGGAAATTGCTACAGAAGCATTGAGAAAAGCTCTGAAAAAATCAAATATTAATTATAAAATAAATGAAGGAGATGGAGCTTTTTATGGTCCGAAAATAGATTTTCATATAAAAGACTCTCTTGGAAGAAAATGGCAATGTGCAACAATTCAGTTAGACTTCCAGATGCCTGAAAGATTTGATATACATTATGTAGATAATAATAATGAATTACAAAGACCAGTTATGATACATAGAGCAATATATGGATCCATTGAAAGATTTTTTGGTATATTGATTGAAAATTTTGCTGGAGCATTTCCAACATGGTTATCTCCTGAACAAATTGCTATTATTCCTGTTTCCGATAAATATATTGATGCCGCAAAAGAATTATATGAAAGATTAGATTCAGAGGGTTTGAGAATTAAATTAGATGATTCAAATTCTACAGTTGGTTATAAGATAAGAAATGCTCAAATGTTGAAAATACCATATATGATAGTTATTGGTGAAAAAGAAATAGAAACTAAAAAATATAATATTAGGACAAGAGAGGGTAATACAGCTGAAGATATAGAACTTGAAGAATTTATTAAAACAGTAAAAGAAGAAATTAAAAATAGAAGTTTAAAATTGAGTTATTAA
- a CDS encoding ABC transporter permease yields MKKLYFFIFLFLLLWLFPIGILLINFFDLNNFFSILVKNRTIRILKFTLLQSSLSVLFSFIISIFPAIYVANKKNYLSNLLENSFFIPFFFPAIPTIIAFSLLYGSNGILYKMFHINVLYSLTAIIMAHSFYNSPIFVKYISDSLKSIPKNYIENAIIDGANTIVILKKIISPLIFPAILKGAFLVFTYSFVSFAIVLSLGGIKYSTFEVAIFTTLRSSLDFSKALTYAIIQFFILLLLNYIISIPKIHELEIEENYRFKTNIIFLIISLFYLIYEYSIVLTGMISGFYDFINNKFTLKGFMNLFSESLNSYYPILKSFYNTFFLSLIVSIIVVFFTYIILRNIKTHKDMIVSNVFIISSLGISSAFLAMGLLSLNINFSLPYYILLSIGYIIITLPLAYTFLQQRILSFDYSIIEAAKIDGANKMKSFLFIEFPLLKNTLLSVFLQIFAIMFGEFTISYTMQSLDYFPLLSNVNYMLSNARYYLESQSLASITIIIIFITFNLSIFLNKEKQ; encoded by the coding sequence AGGATTCTTAAATTCACATTATTACAGTCATCTTTATCCGTATTATTTTCATTTATTATTTCTATTTTTCCAGCAATTTATGTAGCAAATAAAAAAAATTATTTAAGCAATTTATTAGAAAACTCTTTTTTTATCCCTTTTTTCTTTCCGGCAATTCCAACCATAATAGCATTTTCATTGTTATATGGTTCAAATGGTATATTGTATAAAATGTTTCATATAAATGTTTTATATTCATTAACAGCTATTATAATGGCGCATTCATTTTATAATTCTCCTATATTTGTAAAATATATTTCAGATTCATTAAAATCTATTCCGAAAAATTACATAGAGAACGCCATTATTGATGGTGCAAATACAATAGTTATATTAAAAAAAATTATTTCTCCATTAATATTTCCGGCCATTTTAAAAGGGGCATTTCTTGTATTTACATATTCATTTGTTAGTTTTGCAATTGTATTATCGCTTGGAGGTATAAAATATTCAACATTTGAAGTGGCGATTTTTACCACTTTGAGAAGCTCTCTTGACTTCTCAAAAGCTTTAACTTATGCTATAATTCAATTTTTTATTTTGCTTTTATTAAATTATATCATATCTATTCCAAAAATTCATGAATTAGAAATTGAAGAGAATTATAGATTTAAAACAAATATTATTTTTCTAATTATTTCTTTATTTTATTTAATTTATGAATATTCTATTGTTTTAACAGGAATGATATCTGGTTTTTATGATTTTATAAACAATAAATTTACATTAAAAGGCTTTATGAATTTGTTTTCTGAAAGCTTAAATTCATATTATCCTATTTTAAAATCTTTTTATAATACATTTTTTCTTTCTCTTATTGTAAGTATTATAGTTGTATTTTTTACTTATATTATTTTAAGGAATATAAAAACACATAAAGATATGATAGTTTCAAATGTTTTTATTATTTCATCTTTGGGGATTTCTTCAGCTTTTTTAGCCATGGGTCTTTTAAGTTTAAATATTAATTTTTCATTACCATATTACATTCTTTTGTCAATTGGGTATATAATAATAACCTTACCATTAGCTTATACATTTTTACAACAACGTATTTTATCTTTTGATTACTCAATAATAGAAGCTGCAAAAATTGATGGAGCAAATAAAATGAAAAGTTTTTTATTTATAGAATTTCCTCTTTTAAAAAATACTTTGTTATCTGTTTTTTTACAAATTTTTGCTATTATGTTTGGCGAATTTACCATTTCATATACCATGCAGTCTTTAGATTATTTTCCATTATTATCCAATGTCAATTATATGCTTTCAAATGCCAGATATTATTTAGAAAGTCAATCTCTAGCCTCTATTACAATAATAATAATATTTATAACATTTAATCTATCCATTTTTTTAAACAAAGAAAAACAATAA
- the prfA gene encoding peptide chain release factor 1, translating into MDILSFKKKVLEKLSDVEKKLADTNITSNLEQLQHLGKEHNRLSTLKELFGKLEETIDDKETLEILKHDGEIEDEEYISMLEEAEKNIKTYNLEILSLLIPGNEINERNIIMEIRAGTGGEEAALFASDLMRMYLRYAENKGWKHEIMELSDTGIGGTKNAVIKIKGKGVFGRLKYESGVHRVQRVPVTESGGRIHTSTATVAVLPEATDVDVKIDDKDLRIDTYRAGGAGGQHVNKTESAVRIVHIPTGIVVTCQNERSQHQNKEAAMSILRAKLYEDAFRKQQEKMVSQRRAQIGTGERSEKIRTYNFPQNRITDHRIGFTTYRLNYVLEGDLDEIIDKLMEWDLSEKLGNLEI; encoded by the coding sequence ATGGATATACTATCATTTAAAAAAAAGGTTCTTGAAAAATTAAGTGATGTTGAAAAAAAATTAGCTGATACAAATATAACTTCTAATTTAGAGCAATTACAGCATTTAGGAAAAGAACACAATAGATTATCAACTTTAAAAGAATTATTTGGAAAATTAGAAGAAACTATTGATGATAAAGAGACGTTGGAAATATTAAAACATGATGGTGAAATAGAAGATGAAGAATATATTTCTATGCTGGAAGAAGCTGAAAAAAATATTAAAACGTATAATTTAGAAATATTGAGTTTATTAATACCAGGAAATGAAATCAATGAAAGAAATATTATTATGGAAATACGTGCAGGAACAGGTGGAGAAGAAGCAGCATTATTTGCATCAGATCTAATGAGAATGTATTTAAGATATGCAGAAAATAAAGGTTGGAAACATGAAATTATGGAATTAAGCGATACAGGAATTGGTGGAACTAAAAATGCTGTTATAAAGATTAAAGGAAAAGGGGTTTTTGGTAGATTAAAATATGAAAGTGGTGTCCATCGAGTTCAAAGAGTTCCTGTAACAGAATCTGGAGGAAGAATACATACTTCAACGGCAACTGTTGCAGTTTTACCGGAGGCTACAGATGTTGATGTGAAAATTGATGATAAGGATTTAAGAATAGACACTTATAGAGCAGGAGGAGCAGGAGGACAACATGTGAATAAAACAGAATCTGCAGTTAGAATAGTTCATATTCCAACAGGCATTGTTGTTACGTGCCAGAATGAAAGATCACAACATCAGAATAAAGAAGCTGCGATGTCTATTTTAAGAGCTAAATTATATGAAGATGCGTTTAGAAAACAACAAGAAAAAATGGTTTCACAAAGAAGAGCGCAAATAGGAACTGGAGAAAGAAGCGAAAAAATAAGAACATATAATTTTCCTCAAAATAGAATAACTGATCACAGAATTGGATTTACTACTTACAGGTTAAATTACGTATTGGAAGGAGATCTTGATGAAATAATAGATAAATTAATGGAATGGGATTTAAGTGAAAAATTAGGAAATCTTGAAATATAA